A single region of the Fusarium fujikuroi IMI 58289 draft genome, chromosome FFUJ_chr05 genome encodes:
- a CDS encoding related to cholinesterase precursor: MRLRPTCVPLMAMVLFFTLVNAVAPVVDVSHSKYRGNDLGNGVTHWLGIRYAAPPLGDLRFMPPQDPVRNRQTKNANKFRLKCVSQSAKARFIGKSQSEDCLFLNVFAPSNASRHAKLPVFVYIQGGGFNDNSRPKIDGADLIRASDMKIVVVTLNYRVSVLGFFSYGDKVQPNNGLLDQRKALEWVQKYISRFGGNPRHVVLGVEQASYQAESFIENVGCSSEDAIACMRTKTIAEIIAANIKVPYP, from the exons ATGCGCCTTCGTCCAACTTGTGTGCCATTGATGGCAATGGTGCTGTTCTTTACTCTTGTTAATGCCGTGGCACCCGTAGTCGATGTATCACACAGCAAATACAGGGGCAATGACCTTGGAAACGGTGTGACTCACTGGCTCGGAATACGTTACGCTGCACCTCCTCTGGGTGATCTCAGATTCATGCCTCCCCAAGACCCAGTCAGGAATCGTCAGACAAAGAACGCAAACAAG TTCAGGCTCAAATGCGTTTCCCAGAGCGCAAAAGCTCGATTCATTGGAAAGTCACAGTCTGAAGATTGCCTGTTCCTCAATGTGTTTGCGCCTTCAAACGCTTCCAGGCACGCCAAACTTCCCGTCTTCGTCTACATTCAAGGCGGAGGCTTCAACGATAATTCTAGACCCAAGATAGACGGAGCTGATCTGATCAGAGCTTCGGATATGAAAATTGTCGTCGTCACTCTGAACTATCGTGTATCAGTTCTAGGCTTTTTCTCATATGGCGATAAGGTGCAACCAAACAATGGCCTCCTCGACCAAAGAAAGGCCCTGGAGTGGGTGCAGAAGTATATATCAAGATTTGGAGGCAACCCGCGAcatgttgttcttggag TGGAACAAGCGTCGTATCAAGCAGAAAGTTTCATCGAAAATGTCGGTTGCTCCTCCGAAGATGCCATTGCTTGCATGCGAACCAAGACTATCGCCGAAATCATAGCCGCCAATATCAAGGTCCCATACCCTTGA
- a CDS encoding related to ribosomal protein YmL11 precursor, mitochondrial translates to MASRISRAASPCLRQLRRESHLSHRPWTTTLRSISTSPNHSAVVTEVRKPIDHAPITKPPSARPVETRKSQLIRTYTSLLRTTPLILFFQHSNLTAVEWAAVRRELKKALSTVPKPNVIPGAEPVDITPLVQLQVVRTNMLRVALKLVEFYDPEAAAASEKTTRTVRGPVVHDLSEAAYETVKNAQVPEDSNYAQIEPVMVGPLAALVLPAVSPAHLAAALSVLAPVPGKFPAPSRKKNPGFHDPICQSGLAKLLLVGGRVEGKIFDQSGINWVGGIEGGLEGLRGQLVAMLQGVGLGITSTLEGGSRSLWLALEGRKGQLEDEVKGDEKDGQ, encoded by the coding sequence ATGGCTTCACGAATATCACGGGCTGCGTCGCCCTGTCTGCGTCAATTGCGCAGAGAATCACACCTCTCTCACAGGCCATGGACAACGACTCTTCGCAGTATTTCGACGTCGCCAAACCATTCGGCTGTGGTGACCGAGGTCCGAAAACCAATTGACCACGCTCCCATCACCAAGCCTCCCAGCGCCCGACCCGTTGAGACGAGAAAGAGTCAGTTGATCCGAACCTACACATCACTCCTCCGGACGACCCCCTTGATCTTATTCTTTCAACATAGCAATTTGACGGCCGTGGAGTGGGCTGCAGTGCGGcgagagctgaagaaggctcTTTCCACAGTTCCCAAGCCCAATGTGATTCCGGGTGCTGAACCTGTCGATATCACCCCATTAGTCCAATTACAGGTGGTGCGAACCAACATGCTGCGCGTGGCActcaagcttgttgagtTCTACGATCccgaagctgctgctgcgtcGGAGAAGACAACAAGGACGGTGCGAGGTCCTGTTGTGCATGATCTTTCCGAAGCTGCCTATGAAACTGTTAAGAATGCCCAAGTACCTGAGGACTCCAATTACGCTCAGATCGAGCCAGTAATGGTTGGCCCTCTCGCTGCATTAGTTCTCCCTGCCGTCTCTCCAGCCCACCTTGCGGCCGCATTGAGTGTTCTGGCACCTGTTCCGGGTAAATTCCCAGCTCcttcgagaaagaagaacCCCGGTTTCCACGATCCCATTTGCCAAAGTGGTCTTGCTAAGTTACTACTTGTCGGTGGCCGCGTCGAAGGCAAGATCTTTGATCAATCTGGTATCAACTGGGTTGGCGGTATTGAGGGCGGCCTGGAAGGCTTGAGGGGCCAGTTGGTGGCCATGCTCCAAGGCGTCGGATTGGGCATCACCAGTACCCTGGAGGGCGGAAGCAGAAGCTTGTGGTTGGCTCTGGAGGGCAGAAAGGGCCAGCTAGAAGACGAGGTCAAGGGCGACGAAAAGGATGGCCAATGA
- a CDS encoding probable 26S proteasome regulatory particle chain RPT5 — protein sequence MSTLEELDDLDRRDKEEKKRDGDDKKEKKSTDGDADMQDAEEEEDDILDDEILGLSTQDIQTRKRLLENDSRIMKSEFSRLSHEKAAMGEKIKENQDKIANNRQLPYLVGNVVELLDLDPTAESSEEGANIDLDATRVGKSAVIKTSTRQTIFLPLIGLVDADNLKPGDLIGVNKDSYLILDTLPAEYDSRVKAMEVDEKPTEQYTDVGGLDKQIEELVEAIVWPMKEAERFKKIGIKAPKGALMYGPPGTGKTLLARACAAQTDATFLKLAGPQLVQMFIGDGAKLVRDCFALAKEKAPAIIFIDELDAVGTKRFDSEKSGDREVQRTMLELLNQLDGFASDDRIKVLAATNRVDVLDPALLRSGRLDRKIEFPLPNEEARAQILKIHSRKMKVDPGVNWGELARSTDEFGGAMLKAVCVEAGMIALRSGKNKIGHEHYVDAIAEVQAKKKDTVNFYA from the exons ATGTCGACTCTCGAGGAgctcgatgatctcgacCGCCGagacaaggaggagaagaagagagatggcgacgacaagaaagagaagaagtctaCTGATGGCGACGCTGACATGCAAGatgcagaggaggaggaggacgataTTCTTGACGATGAGATCCTGGGGCTGAGCACACAAGACATTCAAACCCGCAAACGCTTGCTAGAGAACGATTCTCGCATCATGAAGAGCGAGTTCTCGCGGTTATCACACGAAAAGGCCGCCAtgggcgagaagatcaaAGAGAACCAGGACAAGATTGCCAACAACAG ACAACTCCCGTACCTCGTCGGCAACGTCgttgagctgcttgatcTAGACCCTACGGCCGAATCATCAGAAGAGGGTGCTAACATTGACTTGGATGCCACTCGAGTTGGAAAATCAGCCGTCATCAAGACGTCCACACGACAAACTATCTTTCTCCCTCTGATTGGCCTGGTCGATGCCGACAACTTAAAGCCTGGCGACCTTATCGGTGTCAACAAGGATTCGTACCTTATTCTCGATACGCTCCCGGCCGAGTACGACAGCCGCGTCAAGGCTATGGAGGTGGATGAGAAGCCCACAGAACAGTACACTGATGTTGGTGGACTGGATAAGCAGATTGAAGAGTTGGTGGAAGCAATCGTATGGCCCATGAAGGAGGCTGAGCGTTTCAAGAAGATTGGCATCAAGGCCCCAAAAG GTGCACTGATGTATGGCCCCCCCGGTACAGGCAAGACTTTACTAGCGCGAGCCTGTGCAGCACAGACGGACGCTACGTTCTTGAAGCTGGCAGGTCCTCAACTTGTCCAGATGTTCATTGGTGATGGCGCCAAGCTCGTACGGGACTGCTTTGCGCTGGCTAAAGAAAAGGCCCCTGCGATTATATTCATCGACGAGTTGGATGCGGTTGGTACCAAGCGCTTCGACAGCGAGAAGAGCGGCGACCGTGAAGTACAGCGAACCATGTTGGAGCTACTGAACCAGCTTGACGGTTTCGCCTCGGACGACCGAATCAAGGTGTTGGCTGCAACAAACCGAgtcgatgttcttgatccTGCGCTTCTCCGATCTGGCCGACTCGATCGCAAGATTGAATTCCCACTGCCAAATGAGGAGGCCCGCGCTCAGATCTTAAAGATCCATTCTCGCAAGATGAAGGTTGACCCCGGTGTCAATTGGGGTGAGTTGGCCCGAAGCACGGATGAGTTTGGAGGTGCTATGTTGAAGGCAGTTTGTGTGGAGGCTGGTATGATTGCTTTGCGATCAGGCAAGAACAAGATTGGCCACGAGCATTATGTTGATGCTATTGCTGAGGtgcaggccaagaagaaggat ACCGTCAACTTCTACGCTTAA
- a CDS encoding related to cholinesterase precursor produces MVPSIIGATTNEGRAFAPAASSKVEVEDFFKAEFPLLESTHMAQITALYPGLADTCSKAGCFKRPLSDAYEDMRFQCSGISFPESISRWMPKKTWNYWYNVEDPGFMAQGRGVAHCDEAHAIWGPGNGGSGAARSYFPGGINAYAVNVIQGCWISFIRSCNPNKYRLPDTTMWGVY; encoded by the coding sequence ATGGTCCCTTCTATCATCGGTGCCACAACCAACGAGGGAAGAGCATTTGCACCAGCTGCATCCTCAAAAGTAGAAGTCGAGGATTTTTTCAAGGCCGAGTTTCCGCTTCTTGAATCAACTCATATGGCTCAGATCACAGCCTTATACCCAGGTTTGGCAGATACATGTTCGAAAGCTGGCTGTTTCAAACGACCCCTAAGCGATGCATACGAAGACATGAGGTTTCAATGCTCAGGCATCTCGTTCCCAGAATCAATCTCCCGCTGGATGCCAAAGAAAACGTGGAACTACTGGTATAACGTCGAGGATCCAGGTTTTATGGCTCAGGGGAGAGGTGTAGCTCATTGTGACGAGGCTCATGCAATATGGGGGCCTGGCAATGGAGGCTCCGGGGCAGCCCGAAGCTACTTCCCAGGTGGGATCAATGCTTATGCAGTCAACGTCATTCAAGGCTGTTGGATAAGCTTCATTCGATCTTGCAACCCAAATAAATACAGGCTTCCTGATACAACGATGTGGGGAGTCTATTGA
- a CDS encoding probable brefeldin A resistance protein, with product MRFLNAVLAAVAINGVTASTWFPGSKPVYNKWHETELERWLSDHDVPYPTPADRKDLESLIEKNWENYAVTPYNSWDTNQLSSYLQSKGKEAKNEAAASKDSLLSQVKANWYETEGNAQSAWLNVKDWILDTWTESQLKAFADKHGIPVPQPRHRDTLLQKARSSYETVAKKANQASSYPGNWLYETWSESDLKEWLDTHGFPAPQPMTRDKLIASVRRNSRLAYLKAQDQAASATASAQGAYATLTDMIIDAWSESQLKEFCDKNGIAVPQGTKANELRALVRKHRADILGDNISASAASAYGAATSNAQNQYAKATDSASLAAQDAFNQAVGTWSDSRLKSYLDARGVPVPQGSKKNELEALVRKNAHVAYHGGNAWTFDDFSYDNLKKYLQRNGDAAAKQVVEKKDATRDELYDAAQSAYSSASSAGGSTWASATSYLTSATNSAKQSAFDEWTETDLKAYLDSYGVPVPQGSKLEDLKAEARKQSTYFKYGTSSPTGTFFAKLGETARDTYNWVANQLQLGGQAAKQKAAEAEADAKAKIREEL from the exons aTGAGATTTTTGAACGCCGTCTTGGCCGCGGTGGCCATCAACGGTGTCACCGCCAGCACATGGTTCCCCGGCTCGAAGCCTG TATACAACAAATGGCACGAGACTGAGCTGGAGCGCTGGCTCTCAGACCACGATGTCCCCTACCCAACACCTGCCGACCGCAAGGATCTCGAGTCCTTGATTGAGAAGAACTGGGAGAATTACGCTGTTACGCCTTACAACAGCTGGGACACTAACCAACTCAGCTCTTACTTGCAATCAAAGGgcaaggaagccaagaacGAGGCCGCTGCCTCAAAGGATAGCCTTTTGTCCCAGGTCAAGGCCAACTGGTATGAGACTGAGGGCAACGCCCAATCTGCCTGGCTCAACGTCAAGGATTGGATCCTCGACACTTGGACTGAGAGCCAGTTGAAGGCATTTGCCGACAAACATGGAATTCCCG TCCCCCAACCCCGCCACCGTGACACCCTTCTCCAGAAGGCTCGTTCTAGTTACGAGACcgttgccaagaaggccaaccAGGCCTCTTCGTATCCTGGTAACTGGCTCTACGAAACATGGTCCGAGTCTGATCTCAAGGAGTGGCTTGACACCCATGGATTCCCCGCCCCTCAGCCCATGACACGCGATAAGCTCATTGCTTCCGTTCGACGCAACTCTCGTCTTGCCTACCTCAAGGCTCAGGACCAGGCCGCGAGTGCCACCGCCAGCGCTCAGGGAGCATATGCCACTCTCACTGACATGATCATTGATGCTTGGAGCGAGTCCCAGCTCAAGGAGTTCTGCGACAAGAACGGTATTGCCGTTCCCCAGGGCACCAAGGCCAACGAACTTCGCGCCCTCGTCCGCAAGCATCGAGCCGATATCCTCGGTGATAACATTTCTGCCAGCGCCGCATCCGCCTACGGTGCTGCTACCTCTAACGCCCAGAACCAGTACGCCAAAGCTACCGATAGCGCTTCTCTGGCCGCTCAGGACGCTTTCAACCAGGCCGTTGGAACTTGGTCCGATAGCCGCCTCAAGTCTTACCTCGACGCCCGTGGTGTCCCTGTTCCCCAGGGCTCCAAGAAGAATGAGCTCGAGGCCCTCGTCCGCAAGAATGCTCATGTTGCCTACCACGGTGGAAACGCCTGGACTTTTGATGATTTTAGCTATGACAACTTGAAGAAGTACCTTCAGCGCAACggagatgctgctgctaagcaggtggttgagaagaaggatgctACTCGTGATGAGCTCTACGATGCTGCTCAGTCCGCCTACTCTTCCGCCTCTTCGGCTGGAGGATCTACCTGGGCTTCAGCCACTAGCTACCTCACTTCTGCCACAAACTCTGCGAAGCAGTCTGCCTTCGATGAGTGGACCGAGACTGACCTCAAGGCCTACCTCGATAGCTATGGTGTGCCTGTGCCTCAAGGATCTAAGCTTGAGGATCTGAAGGCTGAAGCACGAAAGCAATCCACCTACTTCAAGTACGGCACCAGCTCCCCGACTGGAACTTTCTTCGCTAAGCTCGGAGAAACCGCCCGCGACACCTACAACTGGGTTGCCaaccagcttcagcttggtGGCCAGGCTGCGAAGCAGAAGGCTGcggaggctgaggctgatgccAAGGCAAAGATCCGCGAGGAGCTGTAA
- a CDS encoding related to KM-PA-2 protein, translating to MVPTLASRKRKVLAEPAPVDDELTGVELDGVLSQSEDGSDFEESDLEDGLDGQDTNEHDDDEDEDEDDEDKDEDDDAYSEDASSDVDDSFPAPPPLDTDDSQPNYRVVKDANGGERYEYAEVDPVYDSDDSDAQGPTNTIGNIPLSFYDSYPHIGYDINGKKIMRPATGEALDALLDSIEIPKGWTGLTDPETGKPLDLTQDQLELLKRLQMNEVPNEDYDPYPDMVPYFTSIEEKMPLSAAPEPKRRFVPSKHEAKRVAKLVRAIKEGRILPYKPPEERQREEEEKEESYYDVWANEEPQDPHVMNIPAPKLAPPGYDLSYNPPPEYLPTEEEKEAWKNQDPEERGKEYLPAKFDSLRKVPGYGEFVKERFDRCLDLYLAPRIRKNRLNIDPNSLLPKLPRPENLKPFPTLNQTIFRGHDGRVRSVSFSPDGEFVASGGDDGTVRVWALNGHQEWMAKLSSDEPVNIVRWRPNKETFILAAAAGEDLFFMIPSVASDAVEKASRDVLDAGFGYATNGAQPSTVNRVKKEPPAKWSRPGAKLEAAGVLLVATVRSTIKVISWHRRGEFISTVSPTGQRSSVAIHTLSKHLSQIPFRKLPGLAQTAQFHPSRPLFFVATQRMIRCYDLQRQELVKVVQPGARWISSFDIHPGGDNLIVGSYDRRLLWHDLDLSSRPYKTMRFHPEAIRAVKFHRSLPLFADASDDGTLQIFHGKVVSDLMENATIVPVKMLKGHKVINKLGVLDVDWHPKHPWCLSAGADGTCRLWA from the exons ATGGTACCAACATTGGCATCACGCAAGCGAAAGGTTCTCGCAGAACCTGCTCCTGTTGACGACGAGCTCACCGGCGTGGAATTGGACGGCGTTTTGTCACAGAGTGAAGATGGATCTGACTTTGAGGAAAGCGATCTTGAGGATGGACTCGACGGCCAAGACACGAATGAgcacgacgatgatgaagatgaagatgaagatgacgaggacaaggacgaggacgatgatgcgTACAGCGAAGACGCCTCATCCGACGTAGACGACAGCTTTCCGGCCCCTCCACCACTCGACACTGATGATTCCCAACCAAACTATCGCGTCGTCAAGGATGCCAATGGCGGGGAGCGCTATGAGTACGCTGAGGTTGATCCTGTCTATGACAGCGACGATTCAGATGCCCAAGGTCCAACCAACACCATTGGCAACATTCCCCTCTCCTTCTACGACTCCTATCCTCACATCGGATACGACATCAACGGCAAGAAGATTATGCGCCCAGCCACCGGGGAAGCTCTAGATGCTCTCCTCGACAGTATTGAGATTCCCAAGGGCTGGACTGGCTTGACAGATCCTGAAACTGGAAAGCCTTTGGATTTGACCCAGGACCAGCTTGAACTTCTTAAGCGACTACAAATGAATGAGGTTCCCAACGAAGATTACGATCCTTACCCC GATATGGTGCCATACTTCACCAGtattgaggagaagatgcctCTGAGTGCTGCGCCAGAACCGAAGCGGCGATTCGTTCCCTCTAAGCATGAAGCCAAGCGTGTTGCCAAGCTTGTCCGAGCCATCAAAGAAGGACGTATTCTACCATACAAGCCTCCCGAGGAGcgacaacgagaagaagaggagaaagaagagtcTTACTACGATGTATGGGCAAACGAGGAGCCTCAAGACCCCCATGTGATGAACATCCCAGCTCCCAAGCTTGCTCCTCCTGGATACGACCTTAGCTATAACCCACCACCCGAGTACTTGCCgaccgaggaggaaaaggaagCCTGGAAGAACCAAGATCCCGAGGAGAGAGGAAAGGAGTACTTGCCTGCTAAATTTGACTCGCTGCGTAAAGTTCCTGGTTATGGCGAGTTCGTCAAGGAACGGTTCGATCGCTGTCTGGATCTTTACCTCGCCCCACGAATCAGGAAGAACAGGCTCAATATCGATCCCAACTCTCTTCTGCCTAAGCTTCCCCGACCAGAAAACCTCAAGCCGTTCCCCACCCTCAACCAGACCATCTTCCGTGGCCACGATGGTCGAGTCCGTTCGGTATCGTTTAGTCCAGATGGTGAGTTTGTGGCTTCAGGGGGTGATGATGGCACTGTCCGTGTTTGGGCTCTCAACGGCCACCAAGAATGGATGGCAAAGCTTAGCAGCGATGAGCCTGTCAATATTGTGCGATGGCGACCCAATAAGGAGACCTTTATTctggcagctgcagctggaGAGGATCTCTTTTTCATGATCCCCTCGGTAGCTAGTGAcgctgttgagaaggctaGTCGCGATGTTCTCGACGCTGGCTTCGGCTACGCTACGAATGGTGCACAGCCCAGTACAGTCAACCGTGTGAAGAAAGAACCTCCTGCCAAGTGGTCACGACCTGGGGCCAAGCTGGAAGCTGCCGGTGTGCTCCTCGTGGCTACTGTTAGGTCAACGATCAAGGTTATCAGCTGGCACAGGCGAGGTGAGTTCATCTCCACTGTCTCACCAACCGGACAAAGGAGCTCAGTCGCCATCCATACGCTCTCCAAGCATCTCAGTCAAATTCCTTTCCGAAAGCTGCCTGGTCTTGCCCAGACGGCTCAGTTCCATCCTTCAAGGCCACTGTTCTTTGTTGCTACTCAGCGAATGATCAGGTGCTACGATCTCCAACGTCAGGAACTTGTCAAGGTTGTTCAACCTGGTGCGCGATGGATCTCTTCATTTGATATTCACCCTGGTGGAGATAATCTTATTGTTGGCTCATACGATCGAAGACTGCTGTggcatgatcttgatctgtCGTCTCGCCCTTACAAGACGATGCGATTCCACCCTGAAGCAATCCGCGCTGTCAAATTCCACCGCAGCCTGCCTCTCTTCGCTGATGCCAGTGATGATGGAACATTACAGATCTTCCACGGCAAGGTTGTGAGCGATCTTATGGAGAACGCCACTATTGTCCCAgtcaagatgctcaaggGCCACAAAGTAATCAACAAGCTGGGTGTCCTTGACGTGGACTGGCACCCTAAGCACCCTTGGTGTCTCAGCGCTGGTGCAGATGGAACCTGCAGACTCTGGGCATGA